A stretch of the Actinoalloteichus fjordicus genome encodes the following:
- the alr gene encoding alanine racemase, which yields MDAHHTVPPSRAELVVDAEAIRHNVALLAETARRSGAATMAVVKADGYGHGALTAANAALAGGATWLGVRSQAEALQLRAGGVTADILCWLHEPEEDFTEAVRQRVTLSAATPATLRAVIAAARRTGTPAAVHLKIDTGLSRNGASREDWPRLVAEAAEASHAGHVAVGAVWSHLACADEPGHPSIDAQAARLDEAYRVACAAGLRPMRHLANSAATLTRPDLHFDLVRPGIACYGLNPVPGHTSAPLRPAMTLRSTVVLVKRISAGEGVSYGLTWAAERDTTLALVPVGYADGVPRLLSGRMSVWLAGARRPIAGRICMDQFVVDCGDDTVEPGDPVVLFGPGDHGEPTATDWADAIGTIDYEIVTGMHRPRGRRVVVDGANAAVDGGEARPEHHAEADE from the coding sequence ATGGACGCACATCACACGGTGCCTCCGTCTCGGGCCGAGCTGGTCGTGGACGCCGAGGCGATCAGACACAACGTCGCCCTGCTGGCCGAGACGGCTCGGCGCTCCGGCGCCGCGACGATGGCCGTGGTCAAGGCCGACGGCTACGGACACGGCGCGCTGACCGCCGCGAACGCCGCGCTGGCAGGCGGCGCGACCTGGCTGGGGGTCCGCTCGCAGGCCGAGGCCCTCCAGTTGCGTGCGGGCGGTGTCACCGCCGACATCCTGTGCTGGCTGCACGAGCCGGAGGAGGACTTCACCGAGGCGGTCCGGCAGCGGGTCACCCTGTCGGCGGCCACCCCGGCCACGCTCCGCGCCGTCATCGCCGCCGCACGCCGGACGGGGACCCCGGCCGCCGTCCATCTGAAGATCGACACCGGGCTGAGCCGCAACGGCGCGTCTCGGGAGGACTGGCCGAGACTGGTCGCCGAGGCCGCCGAGGCCTCGCATGCGGGGCACGTCGCCGTCGGCGCGGTCTGGTCGCATCTGGCGTGTGCCGACGAGCCGGGGCACCCGTCGATCGACGCCCAGGCGGCTCGCCTCGACGAGGCCTACCGGGTGGCATGCGCTGCGGGACTCCGGCCGATGAGACACCTGGCGAACTCCGCCGCCACCCTCACCCGGCCCGACCTGCACTTCGACCTCGTCCGGCCGGGCATCGCCTGTTACGGCCTGAACCCGGTGCCCGGCCACACCTCGGCGCCGCTGCGTCCGGCGATGACCCTGCGCAGCACGGTGGTGCTGGTCAAGCGGATCTCCGCCGGAGAAGGCGTGTCCTACGGGTTGACCTGGGCCGCCGAGCGGGACACGACGCTGGCCCTGGTCCCGGTGGGTTACGCCGACGGCGTGCCCCGACTGCTCTCGGGCCGGATGTCGGTCTGGCTGGCGGGGGCGCGACGGCCGATCGCGGGCCGGATCTGCATGGATCAGTTCGTGGTGGACTGCGGTGACGACACCGTCGAGCCGGGGGACCCGGTCGTCCTGTTCGGTCCGGGTGATCACGGCGAGCCCACCGCGACGGACTGGGCGGACGCGATCGGCACCATCGACTACGAGATCGTCACCGGGATGCACCGGCCGAGGGGACGTCGGGTCGTCGTCGACGGAGCGAATGCCGCCGTCGACGGAGGCGAGGCACGTCCCGAGCACCACGCGGAGGCGGACGAATGA
- a CDS encoding NAD(P)H-hydrate dehydratase, with product MRGVWTADQVRAAEERLIEQVPESTLMYRAAFGVAVAASDLLREHVGRVSGARVVLLVGAGSNGGDALWAGAFLRRRGVRVDAVLLAPDRAHPAGLAALRAAGGRVLAVTGSRSGGVASAESHSAGSDSAEAAAEVTARADLVVDGIVGLSARGPLRPAAAALVELVTAPVLAVDLPSGVDPATGEVTGPAVSATRTVTFGGLKPCHVLGAGAIHSGRVDVLDIGLTEELGTPELSLLDPADLRRNWPVPGPQDDKYSQGVVGVAAGSAVYPGAAILVTGAAVHATSGMVRYAGPAADVVRDHWPEVVATGTVADAGRVQAWSVGPGIGTGESGREVLRHVLRSGLPACVDADAITLLSQDETLWDLRDPGVPLVLSPHAGEFARLFGPVGADRVASVRRAAAHFDAVVLLKGNTTVIAAPDGRVLVNQARASWAATAGSGDVLSGLIGALLASGLDPWAAAGNAALLHASAADLAARGAPIGASALLAAVPAAIRRFRRAED from the coding sequence ATGCGCGGAGTGTGGACCGCCGACCAGGTGCGGGCGGCCGAGGAACGACTGATCGAGCAGGTTCCCGAGTCGACGCTCATGTATCGAGCGGCCTTCGGCGTGGCCGTCGCCGCCTCGGACCTGCTCCGGGAGCATGTGGGCCGGGTCTCGGGCGCACGGGTGGTGCTGCTGGTCGGCGCGGGCAGCAACGGCGGCGACGCGCTCTGGGCCGGGGCCTTCCTGCGGCGCCGCGGAGTGCGAGTGGACGCCGTGCTGCTCGCCCCCGACCGGGCGCACCCTGCCGGGCTGGCCGCCCTGCGCGCGGCGGGCGGACGGGTGCTGGCGGTGACGGGGTCGCGGTCCGGCGGCGTGGCCTCGGCCGAGTCGCACTCGGCGGGCTCGGACTCGGCCGAGGCCGCCGCCGAGGTGACGGCGCGGGCGGACCTGGTCGTCGACGGGATCGTCGGCCTGTCGGCTCGCGGCCCGCTACGGCCCGCCGCCGCCGCGCTCGTCGAACTCGTCACCGCCCCGGTGCTCGCGGTGGACCTGCCCAGCGGCGTCGACCCGGCCACCGGCGAGGTCACCGGACCTGCCGTCTCGGCGACGCGCACGGTGACCTTCGGCGGGCTCAAGCCCTGCCACGTCCTCGGCGCGGGTGCGATCCACTCCGGACGGGTCGACGTCCTGGACATCGGCCTGACCGAGGAGCTGGGTACGCCGGAGCTGTCCCTGCTCGACCCCGCCGACCTGCGTCGCAACTGGCCGGTGCCCGGCCCGCAGGACGACAAGTACAGCCAGGGCGTGGTGGGCGTCGCGGCGGGCTCCGCCGTCTATCCGGGTGCCGCCATCCTCGTCACCGGGGCGGCGGTGCACGCGACCTCGGGCATGGTGCGGTACGCGGGTCCGGCCGCCGACGTCGTCCGGGACCACTGGCCGGAGGTCGTCGCCACCGGGACCGTCGCCGACGCCGGGCGGGTGCAGGCCTGGTCGGTCGGGCCGGGCATCGGCACCGGCGAGTCGGGTCGTGAGGTCCTCCGCCACGTCCTGCGGTCCGGGCTGCCCGCCTGCGTCGATGCCGACGCCATCACCCTGCTCTCGCAGGACGAGACGCTGTGGGACCTGCGCGATCCCGGTGTTCCGCTGGTCCTGAGCCCGCATGCGGGGGAGTTCGCCAGGCTGTTCGGCCCGGTGGGAGCGGACCGGGTCGCCTCGGTCCGCCGGGCTGCGGCGCACTTCGACGCGGTCGTCCTGCTCAAGGGCAACACCACGGTCATCGCCGCGCCGGACGGGCGGGTCCTGGTCAATCAGGCGCGGGCCTCGTGGGCGGCGACGGCGGGTTCCGGGGACGTCCTCTCCGGGCTGATCGGCGCGTTGCTGGCCTCGGGGCTCGACCCGTGGGCGGCGGCGGGCAACGCGGCGCTGCTGCACGCCTCGGCCGCCGACCTGGCCGCGCGGGGCGCACCCATCGGCGCCTCCGCCCTGCTCGCCGCCGTCCCCGCCGCGATCCGTCGATTCCGACGCGCCGAGGACTGA
- a CDS encoding holo-ACP synthase, with product MIVGIGTDLVGVVRFEAVIARTPDLLDRVFCPEERITGSGGDRSARSLAARFAAKEAAAKALGAPAGCGFRDCEVVTAADGRPTLRITGVLAEHAARLGVLRWHVSLTHDADLAAAIVIAEAAEPGPAATGPARA from the coding sequence ATGATCGTGGGGATCGGCACCGACCTGGTGGGCGTGGTCCGGTTCGAGGCCGTCATCGCCCGTACCCCGGACCTGCTCGACCGGGTGTTCTGCCCCGAGGAGCGAATCACCGGATCGGGCGGCGACCGGTCGGCGCGGTCGTTGGCGGCGCGCTTCGCGGCCAAGGAGGCGGCGGCCAAGGCACTCGGCGCCCCGGCAGGCTGTGGATTCCGTGACTGCGAGGTGGTCACGGCGGCCGACGGCAGGCCGACGCTGCGGATCACCGGCGTCCTGGCGGAACACGCCGCCCGCCTCGGCGTGCTCCGCTGGCATGTCTCGCTGACGCACGATGCGGACCTCGCCGCCGCCATCGTGATCGCGGAGGCCGCCGAGCCGGGGCCTGCGGCGACCGGGCCCGCGCGGGCCTGA
- the glmS gene encoding glutamine--fructose-6-phosphate transaminase (isomerizing), with translation MCGIVGYVGHQQARDVVLAGLRRLEYRGYDSAGIAVVDGGLAVERKAGPLRNLETRLDEVGRERFDGTTGIGHTRWATHGAPTDRNAHPHTDAAGRVAVVHNGIIENFAQLRAELEAAGVEMASDTDTETTAHLIARAYLGIDGGDSEGDLPSAVRAVCRRLEGAFTLVITHLDEPDMIVAARRSSPLVVGVGDGETFVASDVAAFIEHTRNAVELGQDQAVVITRDGYQVTDFHGTEITPKTFRVDWDLAAAEKGGHEYFMLKEIEEQPEALANTLRGHFADGRIVLDEQRLADQDLREIDKVFVVACGSAYHSGLVAKYAIEHWCRLPVEVELASEFRYRDPVLDRDTLVVAVSQSGETADTLEAVRHAREQKARVLAVCNTNGAQIPRESDAVLYTHAGPEIGVASTKAFLAQIAANYLVGLALAGARGTKYPDEVAREFHELEAMPEAVSRVLGTTGHVRELARGLADSKAVLFLGRHVGYPVALEGALKLKELAYMHAEGFAAGELKHGPIALIEEGLPVVVVMPSSKGRATLHSKLLSNIREIQARGAQTIVIAQEGDETVRPFADHLIEVPAVSTLLQPLVSTVPLQIFAAEIAKARGYDVDKPRNLAKSVTVE, from the coding sequence GTGTGCGGAATCGTCGGATATGTGGGCCATCAGCAGGCACGTGACGTGGTATTGGCTGGTCTGCGGAGGCTGGAGTACCGGGGCTATGACTCTGCGGGCATCGCCGTGGTCGACGGCGGGCTGGCGGTGGAGCGCAAGGCCGGTCCGCTCCGCAACCTGGAGACACGCCTCGACGAGGTGGGGCGGGAGAGGTTCGACGGGACCACCGGTATCGGGCACACGAGGTGGGCGACCCACGGTGCGCCCACGGACCGCAATGCCCACCCGCACACCGATGCTGCGGGCCGGGTCGCCGTCGTGCACAACGGCATCATCGAGAACTTCGCCCAGCTTCGCGCCGAGCTCGAGGCGGCGGGCGTGGAGATGGCCAGCGACACCGACACCGAGACCACCGCGCATCTGATCGCCCGCGCCTACCTCGGCATCGACGGCGGCGACTCCGAGGGAGACCTTCCCTCGGCGGTGCGCGCGGTGTGCCGCAGGCTGGAGGGTGCGTTCACCCTCGTCATCACCCATCTGGACGAGCCGGACATGATTGTCGCGGCTCGCCGGTCGTCCCCGCTGGTCGTGGGGGTCGGCGACGGCGAGACCTTCGTGGCCTCCGACGTGGCCGCCTTCATCGAGCACACCAGGAACGCGGTGGAGCTCGGGCAGGACCAGGCCGTCGTCATCACCCGGGACGGCTACCAGGTCACTGACTTCCACGGCACGGAGATCACGCCCAAGACCTTCCGCGTCGACTGGGACCTCGCCGCCGCCGAGAAGGGCGGCCATGAGTACTTCATGCTCAAGGAGATCGAGGAGCAGCCGGAGGCGCTCGCCAACACCCTGCGCGGCCACTTCGCCGACGGCCGGATCGTCCTGGACGAGCAGCGGCTCGCCGATCAGGACCTCCGCGAGATCGACAAGGTCTTCGTGGTGGCCTGCGGATCGGCCTACCACTCCGGTCTGGTCGCCAAGTACGCGATCGAGCACTGGTGCAGGCTTCCGGTGGAGGTCGAGCTGGCGAGCGAGTTCCGTTATCGCGACCCCGTGCTGGACCGAGACACGCTGGTGGTGGCGGTCTCCCAGTCCGGTGAGACGGCCGACACGCTGGAAGCCGTCCGGCATGCCAGGGAGCAGAAGGCCAGAGTGCTGGCGGTCTGCAACACCAACGGGGCGCAGATCCCCCGCGAGTCCGACGCGGTGCTCTACACCCATGCAGGCCCCGAGATCGGGGTCGCCTCGACCAAGGCCTTCCTCGCCCAGATCGCGGCGAACTACCTGGTCGGTCTGGCACTGGCAGGCGCACGCGGTACCAAGTACCCGGACGAGGTGGCCAGGGAGTTCCACGAGCTGGAGGCCATGCCGGAGGCGGTCAGCCGGGTGCTCGGCACGACGGGTCACGTGCGGGAGCTGGCGAGGGGCCTCGCCGACTCCAAGGCGGTGCTCTTCCTCGGCAGGCACGTCGGCTACCCGGTGGCGCTGGAGGGCGCGCTGAAGCTCAAGGAACTCGCCTACATGCACGCCGAGGGCTTCGCGGCGGGTGAGCTGAAGCACGGCCCGATCGCGTTGATCGAGGAAGGGCTGCCCGTGGTGGTCGTCATGCCGTCCTCGAAGGGCCGGGCGACGCTGCACTCGAAGCTGCTCTCCAACATCCGGGAGATCCAGGCGCGCGGCGCGCAGACGATCGTCATCGCCCAAGAGGGTGACGAGACGGTCCGGCCGTTCGCCGATCACCTCATCGAGGTGCCTGCGGTGTCGACGCTTCTCCAGCCGCTGGTGTCCACCGTCCCCCTGCAGATCTTCGCCGCCGAGATCGCCAAGGCCAGGGGTTACGACGTCGACAAGCCGCGCAACCTGGCGAAGTCCGTCACGGTCGAGTGA
- a CDS encoding dienelactone hydrolase family protein — protein MAAPAKKLLAELSRPGPHQVLYGDLALVGLPGLVVTPRRGLDLPAVAFGHGWMQPLPRYRAMLRHLASWGIVVAAPATQRGPLPSHRLFAADLCTALDVCTGVRLGDGRISIDADRLGVVGHSFGGGAAVIAAAEDSRIRTVVTISPTESRPSAISTGAGVRVPALHLAGAEDRVAPPEATAEPLAHGWAGPVQLRTLTKADHLGVTEGRHWSELLMDGRASRGPRRLATALTTAFLLRVLTGNRDMDPLLENDVPGAQLEFSRRSLPGAKLAEAS, from the coding sequence ATGGCCGCCCCCGCCAAGAAGCTGCTCGCCGAGCTGAGCAGGCCCGGACCGCATCAGGTGCTCTACGGCGATCTTGCCCTGGTCGGTCTGCCCGGCCTCGTCGTCACGCCACGCCGAGGCCTTGACCTGCCCGCCGTCGCCTTCGGGCACGGCTGGATGCAGCCGCTGCCGAGGTACCGAGCCATGCTCCGACATCTGGCGTCCTGGGGCATCGTGGTCGCCGCCCCGGCCACCCAGCGCGGTCCGCTGCCCTCGCACCGGCTCTTCGCCGCCGACCTGTGCACCGCACTGGACGTGTGCACCGGGGTACGGCTGGGCGACGGTCGGATCAGCATCGACGCCGACCGGCTCGGCGTCGTCGGTCACTCCTTCGGCGGCGGGGCGGCCGTCATCGCCGCCGCAGAAGACTCGCGCATCCGCACGGTGGTGACCATCTCACCGACCGAGTCCCGGCCGTCGGCGATCAGCACGGGCGCCGGCGTCCGCGTGCCCGCGCTGCACCTGGCGGGCGCTGAGGACCGGGTCGCCCCGCCGGAGGCCACCGCTGAGCCGCTCGCCCACGGCTGGGCCGGGCCCGTCCAACTCCGCACGCTGACCAAGGCGGATCACCTCGGCGTCACCGAGGGGCGGCACTGGAGCGAGCTGCTGATGGACGGCCGCGCCTCCCGAGGCCCCCGACGGCTGGCCACCGCGCTGACCACCGCGTTCCTGCTCCGGGTACTCACCGGCAACCGCGACATGGACCCGCTCTTGGAGAACGACGTGCCCGGGGCGCAGCTGGAGTTCAGCAGGCGCAGCCTGCCGGGCGCGAAGCTCGCCGAAGCGAGCTGA
- a CDS encoding WXG100 family type VII secretion target encodes MADNRRSEVDESISDAEVQRILDDPGIPDHLKTQIIGEWAGTYRGSSDGDLPDHVQDYVDRYDAADAVETYRHGREADSKTEPDRKLGDYYDNSHEGIAELDLMDSIEEARGIEESLERRAGNRGHLDSAANAHDSGNPSGDATSEPMFNAGAVGLEFFHNFIPQYNDWAGASLDYDAICRSYDEQREVAFGRLQAEVDRLNSAYDALDTIRENLRGHGSALAQVWSGGAAAQAQNQIHNFLTNSDTFMAKFKELATTLESSALAAEEACYYKADYMWVFEPDATELGGSYSPNQVALLIKVARKEANDEELASIASQLGVEYDTGGCGNNVPDSVRDEAAYEANRWLNAWLIPRMEGHKAQFDDACIATDGLLVEAWGQLNDALADIGPEIFDAVSQGGGDGSGGDGSGGNGSGGGMPDSGAGGGGSGGGSGAGGGGAPPMPDLPPGGLPTPPETPEIPDPGPMPEIGDLPPGLESPDGPGTGTPEDPFRVQPDVPGGPVTIENGEDEITVNPPGDDGQVELEIVGPDGEKQSYEIDFGPGGPGTVPGQYQTMPDEASFGPGAPSTMPGGPTAPVQVPGGPDGLAGWERPGEDGPQPIQPDADGRAVIQDGDSTISVQPAPAGQPGHLITVEDAEGNSTSYLTEFGSGDPLADRVGNGLRDQPSGFQTMPHAVNPDFRPGGGEGPRFEGTWQSPTGEQSQPIGAQGFGGGNQQAQFGPGGTGGFGNDVPQAPGAGQGAFGPPQTMPAGAGGFGPPQGFTPPGFTPPEGFGPSPGGGQDGGPPGISAAAAHSSGPGMPGPSGAPQGFAPGGGAAAQWGPPSDVPGMAPSTSTPQAPPAGQAGFGVLPDSGQPGQPGQAAAAGSGGGQGAAGGGMMGGMAGGGMGGGGGGQGGGENQERGASQWRVQGELFDAGEAAKTTNRIRALLGDDD; translated from the coding sequence ATGGCAGACAATCGTAGGAGTGAAGTCGACGAGTCCATTTCCGATGCGGAAGTGCAGCGGATTCTAGACGATCCGGGTATACCGGACCACTTGAAGACGCAGATCATCGGGGAATGGGCCGGTACCTACCGGGGGAGCTCCGACGGCGATCTTCCTGATCATGTTCAGGATTACGTCGACCGCTATGATGCTGCCGACGCGGTCGAGACCTATCGGCACGGTCGTGAGGCGGACAGCAAGACTGAACCAGACCGTAAGCTGGGCGATTACTACGATAACTCGCACGAGGGCATCGCAGAGCTGGACCTCATGGATTCCATCGAGGAAGCTCGCGGAATCGAGGAATCCCTCGAACGACGGGCGGGGAATCGGGGCCACCTCGATAGCGCGGCGAATGCGCACGACAGCGGCAACCCGTCGGGCGACGCTACTTCCGAGCCGATGTTCAACGCAGGTGCGGTCGGACTGGAGTTCTTCCACAACTTCATTCCGCAGTACAACGACTGGGCGGGGGCGTCGCTCGACTACGATGCGATCTGCCGCAGCTATGACGAACAGCGCGAGGTGGCCTTCGGCAGGCTCCAGGCCGAGGTCGACCGGCTGAACAGTGCCTATGATGCACTGGACACGATTCGCGAGAATCTGCGCGGCCACGGCAGCGCGCTTGCCCAGGTCTGGTCCGGGGGGGCAGCCGCCCAGGCGCAGAATCAGATCCACAACTTTCTGACTAATTCCGACACTTTCATGGCGAAGTTCAAGGAGTTGGCCACCACTCTCGAGTCATCCGCGTTGGCGGCGGAAGAGGCCTGTTACTATAAAGCAGATTATATGTGGGTCTTCGAGCCGGATGCGACGGAACTTGGTGGCTCGTATTCGCCGAATCAGGTTGCGCTCTTGATCAAGGTCGCCCGCAAGGAGGCCAATGATGAGGAGCTGGCCTCGATTGCCAGTCAGCTCGGCGTCGAGTACGACACCGGAGGCTGTGGGAACAACGTCCCAGACTCGGTGAGGGACGAGGCTGCCTATGAGGCGAATCGCTGGCTCAATGCCTGGCTGATCCCCCGAATGGAAGGCCACAAGGCCCAGTTCGACGATGCATGCATCGCCACGGACGGGCTGCTTGTCGAGGCTTGGGGCCAATTGAATGACGCCTTGGCCGACATCGGACCTGAGATCTTCGACGCGGTCAGCCAAGGCGGCGGCGACGGTAGTGGCGGCGACGGTAGTGGCGGCAACGGTTCCGGCGGCGGCATGCCCGACTCTGGTGCGGGCGGCGGCGGTTCCGGCGGCGGTTCCGGTGCGGGCGGCGGCGGTGCGCCCCCGATGCCCGATCTGCCGCCCGGCGGCCTGCCCACGCCGCCGGAGACCCCGGAGATCCCGGACCCCGGTCCGATGCCGGAGATCGGCGACCTCCCGCCCGGCCTTGAGAGCCCGGACGGGCCCGGTACCGGCACCCCGGAAGACCCCTTCCGAGTGCAGCCGGACGTGCCCGGCGGCCCGGTCACCATCGAGAACGGCGAGGACGAGATCACCGTCAACCCGCCCGGTGACGACGGTCAGGTGGAGCTGGAGATCGTCGGCCCGGACGGCGAGAAGCAGAGCTACGAGATCGACTTCGGCCCCGGCGGTCCCGGCACGGTCCCCGGGCAGTACCAGACGATGCCCGACGAGGCGTCGTTCGGACCCGGAGCGCCGAGCACGATGCCGGGCGGTCCGACGGCTCCGGTGCAGGTCCCCGGCGGGCCGGATGGTCTCGCAGGCTGGGAACGGCCCGGCGAGGACGGGCCGCAGCCGATTCAGCCGGACGCGGACGGCCGGGCAGTCATCCAGGACGGCGACTCGACCATCAGCGTGCAGCCTGCTCCGGCAGGTCAGCCAGGCCACCTGATCACGGTGGAGGACGCCGAGGGCAACTCCACCAGCTACCTCACCGAGTTCGGCAGCGGCGATCCACTGGCCGACCGGGTCGGCAACGGCCTGCGGGATCAGCCGTCGGGCTTCCAGACCATGCCCCACGCGGTGAACCCGGACTTCCGCCCCGGCGGTGGCGAGGGCCCTCGCTTCGAGGGAACGTGGCAGAGTCCGACCGGCGAGCAGTCGCAGCCGATCGGCGCCCAGGGCTTCGGTGGGGGGAATCAGCAGGCCCAGTTCGGCCCCGGCGGAACCGGCGGGTTCGGCAATGACGTGCCGCAGGCGCCGGGTGCCGGTCAGGGCGCTTTCGGCCCGCCGCAGACGATGCCTGCGGGCGCGGGCGGATTCGGACCTCCGCAGGGCTTCACCCCGCCCGGCTTCACCCCGCCAGAGGGCTTCGGCCCGAGCCCCGGTGGCGGTCAGGACGGCGGCCCGCCCGGCATCTCGGCGGCGGCCGCACACTCCTCGGGACCGGGGATGCCCGGCCCGTCGGGGGCGCCGCAGGGCTTCGCGCCGGGCGGTGGCGCTGCCGCGCAGTGGGGGCCGCCGAGCGACGTCCCCGGCATGGCACCCTCCACCAGCACCCCGCAGGCGCCGCCTGCGGGCCAGGCGGGCTTCGGTGTGCTGCCAGACAGCGGCCAGCCCGGTCAGCCGGGCCAGGCAGCCGCGGCAGGGTCGGGCGGCGGCCAAGGCGCAGCGGGTGGCGGCATGATGGGCGGAATGGCGGGCGGCGGCATGGGCGGCGGTGGCGGCGGCCAGGGCGGCGGCGAGAACCAGGAACGCGGCGCGAGTCAGTGGCGGGTTCAGGGCGAGCTGTTCGACGCGGGCGAGGCCGCGAAGACCACCAACCGGATTCGCGCACTGCTCGGCGACGATGACTGA
- the glmM gene encoding phosphoglucosamine mutase, whose protein sequence is MARLFGTDGVRGLANADLSPELALSLASAAAEVLSEHSESRRPVAVVGRDPRASGEMLEAAVTAGLSAAGTDVLLVGVLPTPAVAYLVGELSADFGVMISASHNPMPDNGIKLFAEGGHKLPDALEDEITARLGKAVRRPTGASIGRVRPVADADSRYADHLLVATPQRLDGLRVVVDCSHGAASFVAPDVFRRAGAEVIALHAEPDGRNINDDCGSTHMDHLREAVRRHQADVGIAHDGDADRCLAVDETGELIDGDQILAVLALALRETGELVEDTLVATVMSNLGLHLAMRENGITLRTTAVGDRYVLEELRANGFSLGGEQSGHVVLPSHATTGDGLLTALRLMARMASTGKPLSHLASVMRRLPQVLINVTVANKASVAEAPEVAAAVAEASAELGENGRVLLRPSGTEQIVRVMVEATSQDVAEATARRLVEVVSSVG, encoded by the coding sequence ATGGCCCGGCTCTTCGGCACCGACGGAGTGCGTGGACTCGCCAACGCGGATCTGTCCCCGGAACTCGCACTGTCCCTGGCCTCGGCGGCTGCCGAGGTGCTGTCCGAGCATTCGGAGAGCCGTCGCCCGGTCGCGGTGGTCGGCCGTGATCCCAGAGCGAGCGGGGAGATGCTGGAGGCGGCGGTCACCGCAGGCCTCAGCGCCGCGGGCACCGATGTGCTGCTGGTCGGGGTCCTGCCCACGCCTGCGGTCGCCTACCTCGTCGGCGAGCTGAGTGCCGACTTCGGCGTGATGATCTCCGCGTCCCACAACCCGATGCCGGACAACGGCATCAAGCTCTTCGCCGAAGGCGGCCACAAGCTCCCCGACGCGCTCGAGGACGAGATCACGGCGCGGCTGGGGAAGGCGGTGCGCCGTCCGACGGGTGCCTCGATCGGCCGGGTGCGGCCGGTCGCCGACGCGGACAGCCGCTACGCGGACCACCTGCTGGTCGCCACCCCGCAGCGGCTCGACGGCCTGCGGGTCGTCGTGGACTGCTCGCACGGCGCCGCGTCCTTCGTCGCCCCCGACGTGTTCCGCCGGGCGGGTGCGGAGGTCATCGCCCTGCATGCCGAGCCGGACGGCCGCAACATCAACGACGACTGCGGCTCCACGCACATGGACCACCTGCGCGAGGCGGTGCGCAGGCACCAGGCCGACGTGGGCATCGCCCACGACGGCGACGCCGACCGCTGCCTGGCCGTCGACGAGACGGGCGAGCTGATCGACGGCGACCAGATCCTCGCCGTGCTGGCGCTGGCCCTGCGGGAGACGGGCGAGCTGGTCGAGGACACCCTCGTCGCCACGGTGATGAGCAACCTGGGGCTGCATCTGGCCATGCGGGAGAACGGGATCACCCTGCGGACCACCGCCGTGGGTGACCGATACGTGCTGGAGGAGCTGCGGGCGAACGGCTTCTCGCTGGGCGGCGAGCAGTCGGGCCACGTCGTGCTGCCCTCGCACGCCACCACCGGCGACGGCCTGTTGACCGCACTGCGGCTGATGGCCCGGATGGCCTCCACCGGCAAGCCGCTGTCCCACCTGGCCTCGGTGATGCGCAGGCTGCCGCAGGTGCTGATCAACGTCACCGTCGCGAACAAGGCCTCGGTGGCCGAGGCACCGGAGGTGGCCGCAGCCGTCGCGGAGGCGTCGGCCGAGCTGGGGGAGAACGGCCGCGTGCTCCTCCGCCCCTCGGGCACCGAGCAGATCGTCCGGGTCATGGTCGAGGCGACCAGCCAGGACGTCGCCGAGGCTACGGCCCGCAGGCTCGTCGAGGTCGTCTCCTCGGTGGGGTGA
- the rpsI gene encoding 30S ribosomal protein S9, producing MTAPEHGSEENTVNDAVETPQGETVETPEAVEAEAVEAPEGEALEGEAHEGTDDVEVAEDGEAPVDEAFESDEEHLFEDEEAPVAFVSGPVQTVGRRKEAVVRVRLVPGSGEFKLNGKALEEYFPNKVHQQLIKEPLVTLEKVDAFDVFGNLHGGGTSGQAGALRLAIARALIEVDADDRPALKKAGFLTRDSRAKERKKYGLKKARKAPQYSKR from the coding sequence GTGACCGCCCCAGAACATGGTTCGGAAGAGAACACGGTGAACGACGCCGTCGAGACCCCCCAGGGCGAGACCGTCGAGACGCCGGAGGCCGTTGAGGCCGAGGCCGTCGAGGCTCCGGAGGGCGAGGCCCTCGAGGGCGAGGCCCACGAGGGCACTGACGACGTCGAGGTCGCCGAGGACGGCGAGGCCCCGGTCGACGAGGCGTTCGAGTCGGACGAGGAGCACCTCTTCGAGGACGAAGAGGCCCCCGTGGCCTTCGTCAGCGGCCCGGTGCAGACGGTGGGCCGTCGCAAGGAGGCCGTGGTCCGGGTTCGCCTGGTGCCCGGCTCCGGCGAGTTCAAGCTCAACGGCAAGGCGCTCGAGGAGTACTTCCCGAACAAGGTTCACCAGCAGCTCATCAAGGAGCCGCTGGTGACGCTGGAGAAGGTCGACGCCTTCGACGTCTTCGGCAACCTGCACGGCGGCGGCACCTCCGGCCAGGCAGGCGCGCTGCGGCTCGCCATCGCCAGGGCGCTGATCGAGGTCGACGCCGACGACCGTCCGGCTCTCAAGAAGGCCGGTTTCCTCACCCGCGACTCGCGGGCCAAGGAGCGTAAGAAGTACGGCCTGAAGAAGGCCCGTAAGGCGCCTCAGTACAGCAAGCGCTGA